One genomic window of Armatimonadia bacterium includes the following:
- a CDS encoding metal ABC transporter ATP-binding protein — MAGIATMGAPLAVETTDLGFTYPAPPVEALRGIDFALPRGAYCAVIGPNGSGKSTLIKLVMGLLRPTAGEVRVMGRSPQSEPELIQRLIGYVPQRDALNTSVPLSARDVVGLAAATRLADAGSGRKVRDRVTAALEMVEMGEMMRRPFRTLSGGQQQRVLIARALAVDPFILVLDEPFAGVDAGSQDTIVRLLHRLSQEHGVTILAVVHNINPLVHFIDHLLLLHTTQLAFGSPAEVLTPDNLQAAYGGAVPILVCDEGFPHPLMQESHE, encoded by the coding sequence ATGGCTGGGATTGCCACCATGGGTGCACCCCTTGCTGTCGAGACAACCGATCTGGGCTTCACCTATCCGGCGCCTCCCGTGGAGGCTCTGCGCGGGATTGACTTCGCCCTGCCTCGTGGTGCCTACTGCGCAGTCATCGGGCCGAACGGTTCGGGGAAGAGCACGCTCATCAAGCTGGTGATGGGGCTGCTACGACCGACTGCCGGTGAGGTTCGCGTGATGGGTCGCAGTCCGCAGTCCGAGCCGGAGCTCATTCAGCGGCTGATCGGTTACGTGCCGCAGCGCGATGCGCTGAACACCAGCGTGCCTTTGAGTGCGCGGGACGTGGTCGGTCTGGCGGCCGCTACGCGATTGGCTGATGCCGGTAGTGGACGTAAGGTGCGCGATCGGGTGACTGCTGCGCTGGAAATGGTCGAGATGGGGGAGATGATGCGGCGGCCCTTCCGCACGCTCAGTGGAGGGCAACAGCAGCGGGTTCTGATCGCGCGGGCGCTGGCCGTCGATCCCTTCATCCTGGTGCTCGACGAGCCCTTCGCCGGGGTGGATGCGGGCAGTCAGGACACCATTGTCCGGCTGCTGCACCGCCTGTCACAGGAGCATGGCGTGACGATTCTGGCCGTGGTGCACAACATCAACCCGCTGGTGCATTTCATCGACCATCTTCTTTTGCTGCACACTACGCAGTTGGCCTTCGGCAGCCCGGCGGAGGTTCTCACGCCGGACAACCTGCAGGCAGCCTACGGCGGGGCTGTGCCGATTCTGGTCTGCGACGAAGGCTTCCCTCACCCGTTGATGCAGGAGTCCCATGAGTGA
- a CDS encoding zinc ABC transporter substrate-binding protein — MAVTLIDVLPIVQAVGGSAVSASCLAPAGADPHSFTMTVDMAQRLRTADLLVCAATRYVEFEGEVRRSVAEKPCVDWPDYEAHGARLQDVPGLAANPHGLWASLNNGIAIARAVSAKLQELAPQEPQFATNLERFVAEVRAAQAAGLAMARSQGTAGQTLVAVVPGVADCILNVGMKVGKVLLPTEGASFASAGDLQEVLKRLRSGEWKGLVCPLNAAQSKPGEIARQIAREANSRVYYVQFLQPTSAVPSYLAQAYYNAAVLTERAGSDTQAGAPSVLWPVLTAVIPLALVIALLLVALAKARQAARTALPVPGIFGDD; from the coding sequence GTGGCTGTCACACTCATCGACGTTCTGCCGATAGTCCAGGCTGTGGGGGGAAGCGCTGTATCGGCCTCTTGCCTTGCGCCGGCAGGAGCCGACCCTCACAGCTTCACCATGACCGTGGACATGGCGCAGCGACTGCGCACGGCCGATCTGCTGGTGTGTGCGGCGACGCGCTACGTGGAGTTTGAGGGAGAAGTTCGGCGCAGCGTTGCGGAGAAGCCCTGCGTGGACTGGCCGGACTACGAGGCGCACGGAGCACGACTTCAGGATGTGCCCGGTCTGGCAGCCAACCCTCATGGTCTGTGGGCATCGCTGAACAACGGCATCGCGATTGCGCGAGCGGTGAGTGCGAAGCTGCAGGAGCTTGCGCCTCAGGAGCCGCAGTTCGCGACCAACCTCGAGCGGTTTGTCGCCGAAGTCAGGGCGGCTCAGGCAGCCGGGCTGGCGATGGCTCGGTCACAGGGAACCGCCGGGCAGACCCTGGTGGCTGTGGTGCCGGGCGTGGCTGACTGCATCCTGAACGTGGGGATGAAGGTGGGGAAGGTGCTGCTGCCGACGGAGGGTGCGAGCTTCGCCAGTGCAGGCGATCTGCAGGAAGTGTTGAAGCGGCTGCGCAGTGGTGAGTGGAAGGGGCTGGTTTGTCCGCTGAATGCCGCGCAGTCCAAGCCGGGCGAGATCGCCAGACAGATTGCCCGGGAGGCGAACTCACGGGTCTACTATGTGCAGTTCCTCCAGCCCACGAGCGCGGTGCCTTCGTACCTGGCACAGGCCTACTACAACGCCGCGGTCCTCACAGAGAGAGCGGGTAGCGACACCCAGGCCGGTGCTCCGTCGGTGTTGTGGCCGGTGCTGACGGCCGTGATTCCGCTGGCGCTGGTGATTGCGCTGCTGCTGGTTGCGCTGGCCAAGGCGAGACAGGCTGCGCGAACCGCTCTACCGGTTCCCGGGATCTTCGGGGACGACTGA
- a CDS encoding metal ABC transporter permease, with amino-acid sequence MSDFLEYLRSPFIQRALVAIVLIGVNSALSGVFASFRSLTFLVSGASHAGLAGAALVIVLDAYGLAHGLSPVLGSVVFAVGLALLAAHTTYRSSERAADPAIGAGFAFSMALAVVLISLVPQSATRVWGVLLGDLLLLSPDDLWLLTVLTLVVVVLFWLLWKQFLFITFDIEGAKAFGINASGYNYLLFGLIGLSSAIIMKGVGAIVVFAMLVSPAATALVIGRTTRRVAVYAFLIAVGSGLLAIVVSYKTTFSVSALAALFAAASYFVAQLLMRFTQRSHATQ; translated from the coding sequence ATGAGTGATTTCCTGGAGTACCTGCGGTCTCCCTTCATCCAGCGGGCGCTGGTGGCGATCGTGTTGATCGGCGTCAACTCGGCTCTCAGCGGGGTGTTTGCGAGCTTCCGCAGCCTGACCTTCCTGGTATCCGGAGCGAGTCATGCGGGGCTGGCCGGGGCTGCGCTGGTGATCGTCCTGGATGCCTACGGGCTCGCACACGGCCTGAGTCCGGTGCTGGGGAGTGTGGTCTTCGCCGTGGGCCTGGCGCTCCTGGCGGCCCACACCACCTACCGGTCGTCGGAGCGTGCGGCCGATCCCGCTATCGGTGCGGGCTTTGCCTTCTCGATGGCGCTGGCGGTTGTGCTGATCTCGCTGGTGCCCCAGTCGGCGACCCGGGTCTGGGGAGTGCTGCTGGGTGACCTGCTGCTCCTGAGCCCCGACGACCTGTGGCTATTGACGGTGCTGACCCTCGTGGTCGTGGTGCTGTTCTGGCTGCTGTGGAAGCAGTTTCTGTTCATCACCTTTGACATCGAGGGTGCGAAGGCCTTCGGTATCAACGCCTCGGGTTACAACTACCTTCTGTTCGGACTCATCGGGCTGTCCTCGGCGATCATCATGAAGGGCGTCGGGGCGATCGTGGTCTTCGCGATGCTGGTCTCCCCGGCGGCGACGGCGCTCGTGATTGGACGCACTACCCGACGCGTGGCGGTGTACGCCTTCTTGATCGCCGTCGGCAGCGGCCTGCTGGCCATCGTGGTCTCGTACAAGACGACCTTCTCGGTGAGTGCCCTGGCAGCGCTGTTCGCCGCTGCGAGTTACTTCGTCGCGCAGCTCCTGATGCGGTTCACGCAGCGGAGCCACGCGACGCAGTAG